From Ovis aries strain OAR_USU_Benz2616 breed Rambouillet chromosome 21, ARS-UI_Ramb_v3.0, whole genome shotgun sequence, a single genomic window includes:
- the POLD4 gene encoding DNA polymerase delta subunit 4 isoform X2 gives MGPAQVRAPQAREHIQEPVLPPTRLSSNPSPCLTLWTPSPETGTHAGITRLQRWHRAEQMGLKPPPEVRQVLQSHPGDPRFQCSLWHFYPL, from the exons ATGGGCCCTGCACAGGTGAGAGCCCCTCAGGCCCGAGAGCACATCCAGGAGCCAGTCTTGCCACCCACACGTCTCTCAAGcaaccccagcccctgcctgacCCTCTGGACACCGTCTCCTGAGACGGGGACTCATGCAG GGATCACACGGTTGCAGCGCTGGCATCGGGCAGAGCAGATGGGCTTGAAGCCTCCCCCAGAAGTGCGTCAGGTGCTGCAGAGCCACCCCGGGGATCCCCGCTTCCAGTGCAG CCTCTGGCATTTCTATCCCCTCTGA
- the POLD4 gene encoding DNA polymerase delta subunit 4 isoform X1 produces MGRKRLITDSYPVVKRREGSAGHSKGELAPELGEEPLTLSVDEAELELLRQFDLAWQYGPCTGITRLQRWHRAEQMGLKPPPEVRQVLQSHPGDPRFQCSLWHFYPL; encoded by the exons ATGGGCCGGAAACGGCTCATCACTGACTCCTACCCTGTAGTGAAGAGGAGGGAGGGCTCCGCTGGGCACAGCAAGGGGGAGCTGGCACCAGAGCTAG GGGAAGAGCCCCTAACCCTGAGCGTGGATGAAGCGGAGCTGGAGCTGCTGAGGCAGTTTGACCTGGCCTGGCAGTATGGGCCCTGCACAG GGATCACACGGTTGCAGCGCTGGCATCGGGCAGAGCAGATGGGCTTGAAGCCTCCCCCAGAAGTGCGTCAGGTGCTGCAGAGCCACCCCGGGGATCCCCGCTTCCAGTGCAG CCTCTGGCATTTCTATCCCCTCTGA
- the CLCF1 gene encoding cardiotrophin-like cytokine factor 1 isoform X2, with protein sequence MDLRAGDSWGMLACLCTVLWQLPAVPALNRTGDPGPGPSIQKTYDLTRYLEHQLRSLAGTYLNYLGPPFNEPDFNPPRLGVETLPKATVNLEVWRSLNDKLRLTQNYEAYSHLLCYLRGLNRQAATAELRRSLAHFCTSLQGLLGSIAGVMAALGYPLPQPLPGTEPTWAPGPAHSDFLQKMDDFWLLKELQTWLWRSAKDFNRLKKKMQPPATAVTLHLEARGF encoded by the exons GGGATTCGTGGGGGATGCTCGCGTGCCTGTGCACCGTGCTCTGGCAGCTCCCTGCAGTGCCAGCCCTCAACCGCACGGGAGACCCGGGGCCCGGCCCCTCCATCCAGAAAACCTATGACCTCACCCGCTACCTGGAGCACCAGCTCCGCAGCTTGGCTGGGACCTAT ctgaaCTACCTGGGCCCCCCTTTCAACGAGCCTGACTTCAACCCCCCTCGGCTGGGGGTGGAGACTCTGCCCAAGGCCACTGTCAACCTGGAGGTGTGGCGAAGCCTCAACGACAAACTGCGGCTGACCCAGAACTACGAGGCCTACAGCCACCTCTTGTGCTACCTGCGGGGTCTCAACCGCCAGGCCGCCACGGCCGAGCTGCGCCGCAGCCTGGCCCACTTCTGCACCAGCCTCCAGGGCCTGCTGGGCAGCATCGCGGGCGTCATGGCAGCTCTGGGCTACCCGCTGCCCCAGCCTCTGCCCGGGACTGAGCCCACCTGggcccctggccctgcccacagTGACTTCCTCCAGAAGATGGACGACTTCTGGCTGCTGAAGGAGCTGCAGACCTGGCTGTGGCGCTCAGCCAAGGACTTCAACCGACTCAAGAAGAAGATGCAGCCTCCGGCCACCGCGGTCACCCTGCACCTGGAGGCCCGTGGCTTCTGA
- the CLCF1 gene encoding cardiotrophin-like cytokine factor 1 isoform X1 produces MDLRAATPLCAPDALPRLPPPRGRVPASSCARPGPPLWGDSWGMLACLCTVLWQLPAVPALNRTGDPGPGPSIQKTYDLTRYLEHQLRSLAGTYLNYLGPPFNEPDFNPPRLGVETLPKATVNLEVWRSLNDKLRLTQNYEAYSHLLCYLRGLNRQAATAELRRSLAHFCTSLQGLLGSIAGVMAALGYPLPQPLPGTEPTWAPGPAHSDFLQKMDDFWLLKELQTWLWRSAKDFNRLKKKMQPPATAVTLHLEARGF; encoded by the exons CGACTCCGCTCTGCGCTCCAGATGCCCTCCCCAGACTCCCACCTCCCAGAGGACGCGTCCCCGCTTCCTCCtgcgcccggcccggcccgccccTCTGGG GGGATTCGTGGGGGATGCTCGCGTGCCTGTGCACCGTGCTCTGGCAGCTCCCTGCAGTGCCAGCCCTCAACCGCACGGGAGACCCGGGGCCCGGCCCCTCCATCCAGAAAACCTATGACCTCACCCGCTACCTGGAGCACCAGCTCCGCAGCTTGGCTGGGACCTAT ctgaaCTACCTGGGCCCCCCTTTCAACGAGCCTGACTTCAACCCCCCTCGGCTGGGGGTGGAGACTCTGCCCAAGGCCACTGTCAACCTGGAGGTGTGGCGAAGCCTCAACGACAAACTGCGGCTGACCCAGAACTACGAGGCCTACAGCCACCTCTTGTGCTACCTGCGGGGTCTCAACCGCCAGGCCGCCACGGCCGAGCTGCGCCGCAGCCTGGCCCACTTCTGCACCAGCCTCCAGGGCCTGCTGGGCAGCATCGCGGGCGTCATGGCAGCTCTGGGCTACCCGCTGCCCCAGCCTCTGCCCGGGACTGAGCCCACCTGggcccctggccctgcccacagTGACTTCCTCCAGAAGATGGACGACTTCTGGCTGCTGAAGGAGCTGCAGACCTGGCTGTGGCGCTCAGCCAAGGACTTCAACCGACTCAAGAAGAAGATGCAGCCTCCGGCCACCGCGGTCACCCTGCACCTGGAGGCCCGTGGCTTCTGA
- the CLCF1 gene encoding cardiotrophin-like cytokine factor 1 isoform X4 codes for MLPVAGEPAAATPLCAPDALPRLPPPRGRVPASSCARPGPPLWGDSWGMLACLCTVLWQLPAVPALNRTGDPGPGPSIQKTYDLTRYLEHQLRSLAGTYLNYLGPPFNEPDFNPPRLGVETLPKATVNLEVWRSLNDKLRLTQNYEAYSHLLCYLRGLNRQAATAELRRSLAHFCTSLQGLLGSIAGVMAALGYPLPQPLPGTEPTWAPGPAHSDFLQKMDDFWLLKELQTWLWRSAKDFNRLKKKMQPPATAVTLHLEARGF; via the exons CGACTCCGCTCTGCGCTCCAGATGCCCTCCCCAGACTCCCACCTCCCAGAGGACGCGTCCCCGCTTCCTCCtgcgcccggcccggcccgccccTCTGGG GGGATTCGTGGGGGATGCTCGCGTGCCTGTGCACCGTGCTCTGGCAGCTCCCTGCAGTGCCAGCCCTCAACCGCACGGGAGACCCGGGGCCCGGCCCCTCCATCCAGAAAACCTATGACCTCACCCGCTACCTGGAGCACCAGCTCCGCAGCTTGGCTGGGACCTAT ctgaaCTACCTGGGCCCCCCTTTCAACGAGCCTGACTTCAACCCCCCTCGGCTGGGGGTGGAGACTCTGCCCAAGGCCACTGTCAACCTGGAGGTGTGGCGAAGCCTCAACGACAAACTGCGGCTGACCCAGAACTACGAGGCCTACAGCCACCTCTTGTGCTACCTGCGGGGTCTCAACCGCCAGGCCGCCACGGCCGAGCTGCGCCGCAGCCTGGCCCACTTCTGCACCAGCCTCCAGGGCCTGCTGGGCAGCATCGCGGGCGTCATGGCAGCTCTGGGCTACCCGCTGCCCCAGCCTCTGCCCGGGACTGAGCCCACCTGggcccctggccctgcccacagTGACTTCCTCCAGAAGATGGACGACTTCTGGCTGCTGAAGGAGCTGCAGACCTGGCTGTGGCGCTCAGCCAAGGACTTCAACCGACTCAAGAAGAAGATGCAGCCTCCGGCCACCGCGGTCACCCTGCACCTGGAGGCCCGTGGCTTCTGA
- the CLCF1 gene encoding cardiotrophin-like cytokine factor 1 isoform X5, with translation MLPVAGEPAAGDSWGMLACLCTVLWQLPAVPALNRTGDPGPGPSIQKTYDLTRYLEHQLRSLAGTYLNYLGPPFNEPDFNPPRLGVETLPKATVNLEVWRSLNDKLRLTQNYEAYSHLLCYLRGLNRQAATAELRRSLAHFCTSLQGLLGSIAGVMAALGYPLPQPLPGTEPTWAPGPAHSDFLQKMDDFWLLKELQTWLWRSAKDFNRLKKKMQPPATAVTLHLEARGF, from the exons GGGATTCGTGGGGGATGCTCGCGTGCCTGTGCACCGTGCTCTGGCAGCTCCCTGCAGTGCCAGCCCTCAACCGCACGGGAGACCCGGGGCCCGGCCCCTCCATCCAGAAAACCTATGACCTCACCCGCTACCTGGAGCACCAGCTCCGCAGCTTGGCTGGGACCTAT ctgaaCTACCTGGGCCCCCCTTTCAACGAGCCTGACTTCAACCCCCCTCGGCTGGGGGTGGAGACTCTGCCCAAGGCCACTGTCAACCTGGAGGTGTGGCGAAGCCTCAACGACAAACTGCGGCTGACCCAGAACTACGAGGCCTACAGCCACCTCTTGTGCTACCTGCGGGGTCTCAACCGCCAGGCCGCCACGGCCGAGCTGCGCCGCAGCCTGGCCCACTTCTGCACCAGCCTCCAGGGCCTGCTGGGCAGCATCGCGGGCGTCATGGCAGCTCTGGGCTACCCGCTGCCCCAGCCTCTGCCCGGGACTGAGCCCACCTGggcccctggccctgcccacagTGACTTCCTCCAGAAGATGGACGACTTCTGGCTGCTGAAGGAGCTGCAGACCTGGCTGTGGCGCTCAGCCAAGGACTTCAACCGACTCAAGAAGAAGATGCAGCCTCCGGCCACCGCGGTCACCCTGCACCTGGAGGCCCGTGGCTTCTGA
- the CLCF1 gene encoding cardiotrophin-like cytokine factor 1 isoform X6 — protein sequence MLACLCTVLWQLPAVPALNRTGDPGPGPSIQKTYDLTRYLEHQLRSLAGTYLNYLGPPFNEPDFNPPRLGVETLPKATVNLEVWRSLNDKLRLTQNYEAYSHLLCYLRGLNRQAATAELRRSLAHFCTSLQGLLGSIAGVMAALGYPLPQPLPGTEPTWAPGPAHSDFLQKMDDFWLLKELQTWLWRSAKDFNRLKKKMQPPATAVTLHLEARGF from the exons ATGCTCGCGTGCCTGTGCACCGTGCTCTGGCAGCTCCCTGCAGTGCCAGCCCTCAACCGCACGGGAGACCCGGGGCCCGGCCCCTCCATCCAGAAAACCTATGACCTCACCCGCTACCTGGAGCACCAGCTCCGCAGCTTGGCTGGGACCTAT ctgaaCTACCTGGGCCCCCCTTTCAACGAGCCTGACTTCAACCCCCCTCGGCTGGGGGTGGAGACTCTGCCCAAGGCCACTGTCAACCTGGAGGTGTGGCGAAGCCTCAACGACAAACTGCGGCTGACCCAGAACTACGAGGCCTACAGCCACCTCTTGTGCTACCTGCGGGGTCTCAACCGCCAGGCCGCCACGGCCGAGCTGCGCCGCAGCCTGGCCCACTTCTGCACCAGCCTCCAGGGCCTGCTGGGCAGCATCGCGGGCGTCATGGCAGCTCTGGGCTACCCGCTGCCCCAGCCTCTGCCCGGGACTGAGCCCACCTGggcccctggccctgcccacagTGACTTCCTCCAGAAGATGGACGACTTCTGGCTGCTGAAGGAGCTGCAGACCTGGCTGTGGCGCTCAGCCAAGGACTTCAACCGACTCAAGAAGAAGATGCAGCCTCCGGCCACCGCGGTCACCCTGCACCTGGAGGCCCGTGGCTTCTGA
- the CLCF1 gene encoding cardiotrophin-like cytokine factor 1 isoform X3 — MPPGTHSLRPAPLRERPSSTPPAPIWCPTLATLPPKVGTDTCQLPPGPGLATLTLLAALSTGDSWGMLACLCTVLWQLPAVPALNRTGDPGPGPSIQKTYDLTRYLEHQLRSLAGTYLNYLGPPFNEPDFNPPRLGVETLPKATVNLEVWRSLNDKLRLTQNYEAYSHLLCYLRGLNRQAATAELRRSLAHFCTSLQGLLGSIAGVMAALGYPLPQPLPGTEPTWAPGPAHSDFLQKMDDFWLLKELQTWLWRSAKDFNRLKKKMQPPATAVTLHLEARGF, encoded by the exons ATGCCTCCAGGAACACACTCTCTCAGGCCAGCGCCTCTCAGGGAGCGCCCCTCCTCCACTCCGCCTGCTCCCATCTGGTGTCCCACCCTGGCCACGCTCCCGCCCAAGGTGGGGACAGACACCTGCCAGCTGCCTCCTGGGCCAGGCCTGGCCACCCTCACGCTCCTTGCTGCCCTGTCCACAGGGGATTCGTGGGGGATGCTCGCGTGCCTGTGCACCGTGCTCTGGCAGCTCCCTGCAGTGCCAGCCCTCAACCGCACGGGAGACCCGGGGCCCGGCCCCTCCATCCAGAAAACCTATGACCTCACCCGCTACCTGGAGCACCAGCTCCGCAGCTTGGCTGGGACCTAT ctgaaCTACCTGGGCCCCCCTTTCAACGAGCCTGACTTCAACCCCCCTCGGCTGGGGGTGGAGACTCTGCCCAAGGCCACTGTCAACCTGGAGGTGTGGCGAAGCCTCAACGACAAACTGCGGCTGACCCAGAACTACGAGGCCTACAGCCACCTCTTGTGCTACCTGCGGGGTCTCAACCGCCAGGCCGCCACGGCCGAGCTGCGCCGCAGCCTGGCCCACTTCTGCACCAGCCTCCAGGGCCTGCTGGGCAGCATCGCGGGCGTCATGGCAGCTCTGGGCTACCCGCTGCCCCAGCCTCTGCCCGGGACTGAGCCCACCTGggcccctggccctgcccacagTGACTTCCTCCAGAAGATGGACGACTTCTGGCTGCTGAAGGAGCTGCAGACCTGGCTGTGGCGCTCAGCCAAGGACTTCAACCGACTCAAGAAGAAGATGCAGCCTCCGGCCACCGCGGTCACCCTGCACCTGGAGGCCCGTGGCTTCTGA